One Dromiciops gliroides isolate mDroGli1 chromosome 3, mDroGli1.pri, whole genome shotgun sequence DNA segment encodes these proteins:
- the LOC122750522 gene encoding myelin-oligodendrocyte glycoprotein-like, with translation MEARFPRRLTLLLIILCLVLHLPHFPSSGTMTFKVNGPAQRTVTCTGQDVLLSCHLSPKMDAQDMMIKWFRSQDLVHRYYIWKKVVETQGPGFEGRTELLKHDLAKGNVTLRIRKVQLSDSGNYTCHFRSPYYYNEAHFELQVAENPPTSQETLPLPLKLVLLSAVWIVVPVCLVFGFWVYVQCR, from the exons ATGGAGGCCAGGTTTCCCAGGAGACTCACTCTGCTCTTGATCATCTTGTGCCTCGTCCTTCACCTTCCTCACTTTCCCAGCTCAG GCACAATGACTTTCAAAGTCAATGGCCCTGCTCAGCGTACCGTGACCTGCACAGGCCAAGATGTGCTGCTCTCTTGTCACCTCTCGCCAAAGATGGATGCTCAGGACATGATGATCAAGTGGTTCCGAAGCCAGGACCTTGTCCACAGGTACTACATCTGGAAGAAGGTGGTAGAAACCCAGGGTCCTGGGTTCGAAGGCAGGACAGAGCTGCTGAAGCATGACCTGGCTAAAGGAAACGTGACCTTGAGGATCCGGAAAGTTCAGCTCTCTGACTCTGGGAACTACACTTGCCACTTCCGGTCACCATACTATTACAACGAAGCCCACTTTGAACTGCAGGTGGCAG AGAATCCTCCTACCTCTCAAGAGACGCTTCCTCTTCCTCTGAAGCTAGTTCTGCTCTCTGCAGTCTGGATTGTTGTACCCGTCTGCCTTGTCTTCGGGTTCTGGGTTTATGTTCAATGCAGATGA